One Amycolatopsis sp. NBC_00355 genomic window carries:
- a CDS encoding alpha/beta hydrolase: MTLVHKYVEGAPDAPVLLLLHGTGGSPDDLLGLARELAPGAATLAPAGPVSEHGAARWFRRLEEGVFDHEDVVNRAHELADFVVEAREKYGFGDRRLVAVGFSNGANIAAAVALLRPEVVREAALFAAMSPVPDPPSHDLSASRIFLANGEHDPMAPLASTGELIRLLRERGADVVTDRHPGGHQVTVDGVRAAAKWLAP, from the coding sequence ATGACGCTGGTGCACAAGTACGTCGAGGGCGCGCCGGACGCGCCGGTGCTGCTCCTGCTGCACGGCACCGGCGGCAGCCCGGACGACCTGCTCGGCCTGGCGCGCGAGCTGGCTCCGGGCGCCGCGACCCTGGCACCCGCCGGGCCGGTGTCGGAGCACGGCGCCGCACGCTGGTTCCGCCGGCTCGAAGAGGGCGTGTTCGACCACGAAGACGTCGTCAACCGAGCCCATGAGCTGGCGGACTTCGTCGTCGAGGCGCGGGAGAAGTACGGCTTCGGCGACCGCCGGCTGGTCGCCGTGGGCTTCTCGAACGGCGCCAACATCGCCGCCGCCGTCGCGCTGCTGCGGCCCGAGGTCGTGCGCGAAGCCGCGCTGTTCGCGGCGATGTCGCCGGTGCCGGACCCGCCGTCACACGACTTGAGCGCGTCGCGGATCTTCCTGGCCAACGGCGAACACGACCCGATGGCGCCGCTCGCGTCGACCGGGGAACTGATCCGGCTGCTGCGCGAGCGCGGTGCCGACGTCGTCACGGATCGTCACCCCGGCGGGCATCAGGTCACTGTGGACGGTGTTCGCGCGGCGGCGAAGTGGCTTGCGCCGTAG
- the boxC gene encoding 2,3-epoxybenzoyl-CoA dihydrolase, which produces MTTTTPVDFGRRPDEYRHWRLSLDGEVAWLELDVDEQGGLVPGYELKLNSYDLGVDIELYDATQRLRFEHPEVRVVVVTSAKDKVFCAGANIRMLAASEHHWKVNFCKFTNETRNGMEDATAHSGQTYVAAVNGTCAGGGYEIALACEKILLIDDNSSTVALPEVPLLGVLPGTGGLTRVVDKRRVRRDLADVFATRSDGVKGKTAVDWRLVDELVPRQGFRETVLQRAREIARESDRTGEGGIELTPLEHRHVDVTVEKDQATITIKGPENDPGDLHEEGAGGWFLAMTRELDDAILRLRTNEVEAGTWILRTQGDPAKVVAHEQAVLSGKDWLANEITHYFKRTLKRLDVTSRSLIALIEPGSCFAGALLEVALAADRQYILDGPPIDNEHSEQRASIRLTDANFGAFPMGNGLTRLQARFYGDDDHLAWLAREKDRDLSAAETVELGLVTDAPDDLDWEDEIRIALEGRASLSPDALTGMEANHRFVGPETIETKIFGRLAAWQNWIFTRPNASGPEGALRRYGTGQKAVFDRKRV; this is translated from the coding sequence GTGACCACCACCACACCGGTTGACTTCGGCCGCCGTCCGGACGAGTACCGCCACTGGCGGCTCAGCCTCGACGGGGAGGTGGCCTGGCTCGAGCTGGACGTCGACGAGCAAGGCGGACTGGTCCCGGGCTACGAGCTCAAGCTCAACTCCTACGACCTGGGCGTCGACATCGAGCTGTACGACGCCACCCAGCGGCTGCGGTTCGAGCACCCCGAGGTCCGCGTGGTGGTCGTGACCAGCGCGAAGGACAAAGTCTTCTGCGCCGGTGCGAACATCCGGATGCTCGCCGCGTCCGAGCACCACTGGAAGGTGAACTTCTGCAAGTTCACCAACGAGACCCGCAACGGCATGGAGGACGCGACCGCGCACTCCGGCCAGACCTACGTCGCCGCGGTCAACGGGACGTGTGCCGGCGGCGGTTACGAAATCGCCCTGGCCTGCGAAAAGATCCTGCTGATCGACGACAACTCCTCGACCGTCGCGTTGCCGGAGGTGCCGCTGCTGGGCGTGCTGCCCGGTACCGGCGGGCTGACCCGGGTGGTGGACAAGCGGCGCGTCCGGCGCGACCTCGCCGACGTCTTCGCGACACGCTCGGACGGCGTCAAGGGGAAGACGGCCGTCGACTGGCGGCTGGTCGACGAGCTGGTGCCCCGTCAGGGGTTCCGCGAGACCGTGCTGCAGCGGGCCCGCGAGATCGCGCGCGAGTCCGACCGGACCGGCGAAGGTGGCATCGAGCTGACGCCGCTCGAACACCGCCACGTCGATGTCACGGTCGAAAAAGACCAGGCCACCATCACCATCAAGGGGCCTGAGAACGACCCCGGTGACCTGCACGAAGAGGGCGCGGGCGGCTGGTTCCTCGCCATGACGCGCGAGCTGGACGACGCCATCCTGCGGCTGCGTACCAACGAGGTCGAAGCCGGCACGTGGATCCTGCGGACCCAGGGCGACCCGGCGAAGGTGGTCGCGCACGAGCAGGCCGTCCTCAGCGGGAAGGACTGGCTGGCCAACGAGATCACGCACTACTTCAAGCGCACGCTCAAACGCCTCGACGTCACCAGCCGCAGCCTGATCGCGCTCATCGAGCCCGGCAGCTGCTTCGCCGGCGCGCTGCTGGAGGTCGCGCTGGCCGCGGACCGGCAGTACATCCTCGACGGGCCGCCGATCGACAATGAACACAGTGAGCAACGCGCGTCCATCCGGCTGACCGACGCCAATTTCGGCGCGTTCCCGATGGGCAACGGCCTGACCCGGCTGCAGGCGCGGTTCTACGGCGACGACGACCACCTCGCCTGGCTCGCGCGGGAAAAGGACCGTGACCTCAGCGCCGCCGAAACCGTCGAACTCGGCCTGGTCACCGACGCCCCGGACGACCTCGACTGGGAGGACGAGATCCGGATCGCGCTGGAGGGCCGGGCGTCGCTCAGCCCGGACGCGCTCACCGGTATGGAGGCCAACCACCGGTTCGTCGGCCCGGAGACCATCGAGACCAAGATCTTCGGCCGCTTGGCGGCTTGGCAGAACTGGATTTTCACCCGGCCGAACGCATCCGGACCGGAAGGCGCGCTGCGCCGATACGGTACTGGTCAGAAGGCCGTCTTCGACAGGAAGCGGGTCTAG
- a CDS encoding MarR family winged helix-turn-helix transcriptional regulator, producing MTPDPKTDDDEIVTWWGLVIEGYLATQDKLMGEIAERFGLAPASFDILMRLVRSPEHRMPMTRLATEAALSSGGFTKVADRLVAADLICRVPSPDDRRVTFASLTDHGLEVANKARAAAAEILRRIVLAPLGDDAAGLAEAMRTLRTYNGG from the coding sequence GTGACACCCGATCCGAAGACCGACGACGACGAGATCGTCACCTGGTGGGGCCTGGTCATCGAGGGTTACCTGGCCACCCAGGACAAGCTGATGGGCGAGATCGCCGAGCGCTTCGGCCTCGCGCCCGCGTCGTTCGACATCCTGATGCGGCTGGTCCGCTCGCCCGAGCACCGGATGCCGATGACCCGCCTGGCGACCGAGGCCGCGCTGTCCAGCGGCGGCTTCACGAAGGTCGCGGACCGCCTGGTGGCGGCCGACCTGATCTGCCGCGTCCCGAGCCCGGACGATCGCCGCGTCACGTTCGCGTCGCTGACCGACCACGGCCTGGAGGTGGCGAACAAGGCCCGCGCGGCCGCCGCGGAGATCCTGCGCCGCATCGTCCTGGCGCCCCTGGGCGACGACGCGGCGGGCCTCGCCGAGGCGATGCGGACGCTGCGGACGTACAACGGCGGGTGA
- a CDS encoding VOC family protein produces MLTDSTITTMLPVTDSERAGHFYADALGLKPTGAGEDGTRYFAAGAGIIGLRPAPADAQSESTALSFEVTDLPAEVAALESRGVRFQDFDVDGLKTVGHIADLGAERAAWFTDSEGNVLCMHQVLG; encoded by the coding sequence ATGCTGACCGATTCGACCATCACGACGATGCTCCCGGTGACCGACAGCGAGCGGGCCGGCCACTTCTACGCCGACGCGCTCGGCCTGAAACCGACGGGCGCGGGCGAAGACGGAACGCGCTACTTCGCGGCGGGCGCGGGCATCATCGGCCTGCGCCCGGCGCCGGCCGACGCGCAGAGCGAGAGCACGGCGTTGAGCTTCGAGGTCACCGACCTGCCCGCCGAGGTCGCCGCGCTGGAAAGCCGTGGCGTGCGGTTCCAGGACTTCGACGTCGACGGCCTGAAAACGGTCGGCCACATCGCGGACCTGGGCGCGGAGCGGGCCGCGTGGTTCACCGATTCCGAGGGCAACGTGCTCTGCATGCACCAAGTGCTCGGCTGA
- the boxB gene encoding benzoyl-CoA 2,3-epoxidase subunit BoxB: MPEKIDYDAKIPNNVSLADDRRLQRALEGWQPKFMHWWGEMGPTLETQGVYLRTAISVGREGWAHFDHVNVPDYRWGIFLAERDPDRRISFGEHKGEPVWQQVPGEYRADLQRLIVIQGDTEPASVEQQKLLGLTAPSLYDLRNLFQVNVEEGRHLWAMVYLLHAYFGREGRDEAEGLLLRNSGSPDAPRILGAFNEETADWLAFYMFTYFTDRDGKYQLGTLKESSFDPLSRTCEFMLKEEAHHMFVGTTGVDRVVMRSAELIREHDTRDIGPHGGIPLELIQRYINFHYTVSLDLFGSETSTNAANYYTAGLKGRWQETRRKDDHKLTGDARTLDKPAGDGTWTSEELQAILLLNLDLRGEYTADCETGVKRWNKILTEAGIDFTFRLPHPGFNRDVGINSGHHVTPDGTIVDETTWLAGKNKWLPTTEDLAFVRSLMHPVYERGKIASWVAPPRQGINGKPFDYEYVYLT; the protein is encoded by the coding sequence ATGCCCGAGAAGATCGACTACGACGCCAAGATCCCCAACAACGTCAGCCTCGCCGACGACCGCCGGCTGCAGCGCGCGCTGGAGGGCTGGCAGCCGAAGTTCATGCACTGGTGGGGCGAGATGGGCCCGACGCTCGAAACCCAGGGCGTCTACCTGCGGACCGCGATCAGCGTGGGCCGCGAGGGCTGGGCGCACTTCGACCACGTCAACGTGCCGGACTACCGCTGGGGCATCTTCCTCGCCGAGCGCGACCCCGACCGGCGGATCTCCTTCGGCGAGCACAAGGGTGAGCCCGTGTGGCAGCAGGTGCCCGGTGAGTACCGCGCCGACCTGCAGCGGCTGATCGTCATCCAGGGCGACACCGAACCGGCGTCCGTCGAGCAGCAGAAGCTCCTCGGGCTCACCGCGCCGAGCCTCTACGACCTGCGGAACCTGTTCCAGGTCAACGTCGAAGAGGGCCGCCACCTGTGGGCGATGGTCTACCTGCTGCACGCCTACTTCGGCCGCGAAGGCCGGGACGAGGCCGAAGGGCTGCTGCTGCGCAACTCCGGCAGCCCGGACGCGCCGCGCATCCTCGGCGCGTTCAACGAGGAAACCGCCGACTGGCTGGCGTTCTACATGTTCACCTACTTCACCGACCGCGACGGGAAGTACCAGCTCGGCACGCTCAAGGAGTCCTCCTTCGACCCGCTCTCGCGCACCTGCGAGTTCATGCTGAAGGAGGAAGCGCACCACATGTTCGTCGGCACCACCGGCGTCGACCGCGTGGTCATGCGCAGCGCCGAGCTGATCCGCGAGCACGACACGCGCGACATCGGCCCGCACGGCGGCATCCCGCTGGAGCTGATCCAGCGCTACATCAACTTCCACTACACCGTCTCGCTCGACCTGTTCGGCAGCGAGACGTCGACGAACGCGGCGAACTACTACACCGCCGGGCTCAAGGGCCGCTGGCAGGAGACCCGCCGCAAGGACGACCACAAGCTCACCGGCGACGCCCGCACGCTGGACAAACCGGCCGGCGACGGCACCTGGACGTCCGAGGAGCTGCAGGCGATCCTGCTGCTGAACCTCGACCTGCGCGGCGAGTACACGGCCGACTGCGAGACCGGCGTCAAGCGCTGGAACAAGATCCTCACCGAGGCCGGGATCGACTTCACGTTCCGGTTGCCGCACCCTGGTTTCAACCGGGATGTGGGCATAAACTCCGGCCACCACGTCACTCCCGACGGGACGATCGTCGACGAGACGACGTGGCTGGCCGGCAAGAACAAGTGGCTGCCCACGACCGAGGACCTCGCGTTCGTCCGCTCGCTCATGCACCCGGTGTACGAGCGGGGGAAGATCGCGAGCTGGGTGGCGCCGCCGCGGCAGGGCATCAACGGCAAGCCGTTCGACTACGAGTACGTGTACCTCACGTAG
- a CDS encoding benzoate-CoA ligase family protein yields the protein MATGFNAAEYLLSAGQPDAIAVVSPRRSLTYAELTAESRRVAAGLAGLGVRPEERVMFCMVDDVELLTGILGAMLAGAVAVPVSTMVTGLELGKMLADSRARLLCVSGEFAEQAVTALGLAPEVTDVLLDRAEATGFGVRTHQWSSLGGEFRSGRTWEDSPALWLYTSGTTGQPKGAMHRHASIRAVCETYGREVLGTVATDRVLSVPKLFFAYGLGNSAFFPLAAGGTTLLEPSRPTPALFARRLREEKPTLFFAVPTFYAALLASDVPDDSFASVRYAVSAGEPLPASLFERFRARFGLEILDGIGSTEALHIFLSNLPGSVRPGSTGVPVPGYAVQIRDEAGAVIDAVGKPGELFVSGPSTATGYWARYDATKLVFQGEWLRTGDSYVLNEDGTYSCLGRFGDMLKAGGIWVSPSEVEERLRQHPAVAEVAVVAAPDADGLDKPVACVVAAPGVTVDAQELIEFCREGLAAFKRPRGVVELAELPKTATGKIRRNVIREQVRDALLVVPTT from the coding sequence GTGGCGACAGGGTTCAACGCGGCCGAGTACCTGCTCTCGGCCGGGCAGCCGGACGCGATCGCGGTCGTCTCGCCCCGCCGTTCGCTGACCTACGCCGAGCTGACGGCGGAGTCCCGGCGGGTCGCCGCCGGGCTCGCCGGGCTGGGCGTGCGGCCCGAAGAGCGGGTCATGTTCTGCATGGTCGACGACGTCGAGCTGCTCACCGGCATCCTCGGCGCGATGCTCGCGGGCGCCGTCGCGGTCCCGGTGTCGACCATGGTCACCGGGCTGGAGCTGGGCAAGATGCTCGCCGACTCGCGGGCGCGGCTGCTGTGCGTCTCGGGTGAGTTCGCCGAGCAGGCCGTGACCGCGCTCGGCCTCGCCCCCGAGGTCACCGACGTCCTGCTCGACCGCGCCGAGGCGACCGGGTTCGGCGTCCGGACGCACCAGTGGTCTTCGCTGGGCGGCGAATTCCGGAGTGGACGGACGTGGGAGGACTCGCCCGCGTTGTGGCTGTACACGTCGGGGACGACGGGGCAGCCGAAGGGCGCGATGCACCGGCACGCGAGCATCCGGGCGGTCTGCGAGACGTACGGCCGCGAAGTGCTGGGAACCGTCGCGACCGACCGGGTCCTGTCCGTGCCGAAGCTCTTTTTCGCCTACGGACTGGGAAATTCGGCGTTCTTCCCGCTCGCGGCGGGCGGGACGACGCTGCTGGAGCCTTCGCGCCCGACACCCGCGTTGTTCGCCCGACGCCTGCGAGAAGAAAAGCCGACGTTGTTCTTCGCCGTGCCGACGTTCTACGCGGCATTGCTCGCCAGCGACGTCCCGGACGACTCGTTCGCGTCGGTGCGGTACGCCGTTTCGGCCGGCGAGCCGCTGCCCGCGTCGCTGTTCGAACGGTTCCGCGCGCGCTTCGGCCTGGAGATCCTCGACGGCATCGGATCGACCGAGGCGCTGCACATCTTCCTGTCGAACCTGCCGGGTTCGGTGCGGCCGGGCAGCACCGGCGTCCCGGTTCCCGGGTACGCCGTGCAGATCCGCGACGAGGCCGGCGCGGTGATCGACGCCGTCGGCAAGCCCGGCGAGCTGTTCGTGTCGGGGCCCTCGACGGCGACCGGGTACTGGGCGCGTTACGACGCGACGAAGCTCGTGTTCCAGGGCGAGTGGCTGCGCACCGGGGACAGTTACGTGCTCAACGAGGACGGCACCTACAGCTGTCTCGGCCGCTTCGGCGACATGCTCAAGGCGGGCGGGATCTGGGTGTCACCGTCCGAAGTGGAGGAACGGCTGCGGCAGCACCCGGCGGTGGCCGAGGTCGCGGTCGTCGCCGCGCCGGACGCCGACGGCCTCGACAAGCCCGTGGCGTGCGTGGTGGCCGCTCCCGGGGTTACGGTGGACGCGCAAGAGCTGATCGAGTTCTGCCGCGAAGGACTCGCGGCGTTCAAGCGTCCCCGAGGGGTGGTCGAGCTGGCCGAGCTGCCGAAGACGGCGACCGGGAAGATCCGCCGCAACGTGATCCGCGAGCAGGTCCGCGACGCGCTGCTGGTGGTGCCCACCACGTGA
- a CDS encoding ring-cleaving dioxygenase, translating to MSIKTSGLHHVTAIGGDPQRNADFYLRTLGLRLVKTTVNFDDPGTYHLYYGDSSGKPGSLMTFFPWPDAPSGRHGTGQATTTSFSVPEASIGWWKQHLNAQRIETGEIRNADDEDTLTFHDPDGLKLALVAHPQGDPRDPWDTELVPAEHAVRGLHSVTLSVTSEDATAGMLTDGLGLGFTGQDGNRLRFAAGDGGPGALVDVLVTPDAPRGLVAAGTVHHVAWRAPDEATQKTWREELVDKGVNVTSILDRQYFRSIYFREPGGTLLEVATDEPGFAIDEPLLELGRALKLPPWLEPSRDEIQHMLPKLNLPAENNPELS from the coding sequence ATGTCGATCAAGACGTCCGGCCTGCACCACGTCACCGCCATCGGCGGCGACCCGCAGCGCAACGCCGACTTCTACCTGCGGACCCTCGGACTGCGGCTGGTGAAGACCACCGTGAACTTCGACGATCCGGGCACCTACCACCTCTACTACGGCGACAGCTCCGGCAAGCCGGGCTCGCTGATGACGTTCTTCCCGTGGCCCGACGCGCCGAGCGGCCGCCACGGCACCGGCCAGGCGACGACCACGTCGTTCTCCGTGCCTGAGGCGTCGATCGGCTGGTGGAAGCAGCACCTGAACGCGCAGCGGATCGAGACCGGCGAGATCCGCAACGCCGACGACGAGGACACGCTGACCTTCCACGACCCGGACGGCCTGAAGCTCGCGCTCGTCGCGCACCCGCAGGGCGACCCGCGTGACCCGTGGGACACCGAGCTGGTGCCCGCCGAGCACGCCGTCCGCGGCCTTCACTCGGTCACGCTGTCGGTCACCAGCGAGGACGCCACCGCGGGCATGCTCACCGACGGCCTTGGCCTCGGCTTCACCGGCCAGGACGGCAACCGCCTGCGGTTCGCCGCCGGGGACGGCGGTCCGGGCGCGCTGGTCGACGTCCTCGTGACGCCGGACGCGCCGCGCGGGCTGGTCGCCGCGGGCACCGTGCACCACGTGGCCTGGCGCGCGCCCGACGAGGCGACACAGAAGACGTGGCGCGAAGAGCTCGTCGACAAGGGCGTGAACGTGACGTCCATTTTGGACCGGCAGTACTTCCGCTCGATCTACTTCCGCGAGCCGGGCGGCACGCTGCTGGAGGTCGCGACCGACGAGCCCGGCTTCGCCATCGACGAGCCGCTGCTGGAGCTGGGCCGCGCGCTCAAGCTGCCGCCGTGGCTGGAGCCGAGCCGCGACGAGATCCAGCACATGCTGCCCAAGCTGAACCTCCCGGCCGAGAACAACCCGGAGCTGTCATGA
- a CDS encoding GNAT family N-acetyltransferase: MTDLVVRPLEAGEETLFTSLPDRGLVGRKLLGKDYAEMARRGEYRPGWSWVALRDGVVVARAAWWAGPDDEEPIALDWFDFTDLDAAVQLLTTAPFRAEYSLTTPPAWQDDPDVAHEVTIRVEAAEKAGYRKLVERYRYCWTPENGLPGKPGRLEFRPEPDDDAILDVFRKVNADSLDAHVRRVVAEQGVEAAAQEDLDIMRWMPAPREWWRLAYTREGDLVGFALPSRNYYDPVIGYIAVVPEQRGHGYAYDLLVEATHDLVAQGADRIVAATDVPNIPMAKAFAKAGYPVTQHRIDLV; the protein is encoded by the coding sequence ATGACCGATCTGGTCGTGCGCCCGCTCGAAGCGGGCGAAGAAACACTGTTCACGTCCCTGCCCGACCGCGGTCTCGTCGGCCGGAAGCTGCTCGGCAAGGACTACGCCGAGATGGCGCGCCGGGGTGAGTACCGGCCCGGCTGGTCGTGGGTCGCGCTGCGCGACGGCGTCGTCGTGGCGCGGGCCGCCTGGTGGGCCGGGCCGGACGACGAAGAGCCGATCGCGCTCGACTGGTTCGACTTCACCGACCTCGACGCCGCGGTGCAGCTGCTGACCACGGCGCCGTTCCGGGCGGAGTACTCGCTGACCACGCCGCCCGCCTGGCAGGACGACCCGGACGTCGCTCACGAGGTGACCATCCGCGTCGAAGCGGCGGAGAAGGCGGGCTACCGCAAGCTCGTCGAGCGCTACCGGTACTGCTGGACGCCGGAAAACGGCCTGCCCGGGAAGCCGGGCCGGCTCGAGTTCCGGCCCGAGCCGGACGACGACGCCATTCTGGACGTCTTCCGCAAGGTCAACGCCGACAGCCTCGACGCGCACGTCCGCCGCGTGGTGGCCGAGCAGGGCGTCGAGGCCGCCGCGCAGGAGGACCTCGACATCATGCGGTGGATGCCGGCGCCGCGGGAGTGGTGGCGGCTCGCGTACACACGCGAAGGCGACTTGGTCGGCTTCGCGTTGCCGAGCCGCAACTACTACGACCCGGTGATCGGTTACATCGCCGTGGTGCCGGAGCAGCGGGGGCACGGTTACGCGTACGACCTGCTGGTCGAGGCCACGCACGACCTGGTCGCGCAGGGCGCCGACCGGATCGTCGCGGCCACCGACGTCCCGAACATCCCGATGGCGAAGGCCTTCGCGAAGGCGGGCTACCCGGTGACGCAGCACCGCATCGATCTGGTCTGA
- a CDS encoding amidohydrolase family protein: MIDGHFVVDAHVHTPRLPTLKPAWLQWAHDFAGSYPWRSVYADDGSVVPSAMDELMDAEGVDRVLLFCEYSPRATGIQSIEDNLPLVEYNPERFRLVANVNPYLHHPAAAEVERQLDLGAVALKIHPVHGAFSPADKELYPVYQLCLERGVPVILHSGTSSFPGSRTSFGNPELLSDVVEDFPALQFVFAHGGRGWWYDVAAFLALARDNVWLDLAGLPPKKLPEYYQRFDLARLAGKFVFGTDWPGVPSVAKNVRSLAGLGWPEDVLTGVLSGNAIKLMPSLA; this comes from the coding sequence GTGATCGACGGGCACTTCGTGGTCGACGCGCACGTGCACACCCCGCGTCTGCCGACACTCAAACCCGCGTGGCTGCAGTGGGCGCACGACTTCGCCGGTTCTTATCCGTGGCGTTCGGTGTACGCCGATGACGGCTCGGTCGTCCCGTCCGCCATGGACGAGTTGATGGACGCGGAAGGCGTGGACCGGGTCCTGCTGTTCTGCGAGTACAGCCCGCGGGCGACCGGGATCCAGTCCATCGAGGACAACCTGCCGCTCGTCGAGTACAACCCGGAGCGGTTCCGGTTGGTGGCGAACGTCAACCCGTACCTGCACCACCCGGCGGCGGCGGAAGTCGAACGGCAGCTGGACCTGGGCGCGGTGGCGTTGAAGATCCACCCGGTGCACGGCGCGTTCTCGCCGGCGGACAAGGAGCTGTACCCGGTCTACCAGCTGTGCCTCGAGCGCGGCGTGCCGGTGATCCTCCATTCGGGAACGTCGAGTTTTCCCGGTTCCCGCACCAGTTTCGGGAATCCCGAGCTGCTGTCCGATGTGGTCGAAGACTTCCCGGCACTGCAGTTCGTGTTCGCCCACGGCGGCCGCGGCTGGTGGTACGACGTCGCGGCGTTCCTGGCTTTGGCGCGGGACAACGTCTGGCTCGACCTGGCGGGCCTGCCGCCGAAGAAGCTGCCGGAGTACTACCAGCGGTTCGACCTGGCCCGGCTGGCGGGGAAGTTCGTGTTCGGCACGGACTGGCCGGGGGTGCCGTCGGTCGCGAAGAACGTCCGGTCGCTGGCGGGGCTGGGATGGCCCGAAGACGTGCTGACCGGAGTGCTGTCGGGCAACGCCATCAAGCTGATGCCCTCGCTCGCCTGA